The genomic region GGCGTCGCACGATCATCGGCTCATCTACCAGTTCCTCCGCCAGCACCTCGCGCGCCGCGAGCGGATGCGCCGCCGGCAGCGCAAGCAGATATGGTTCGCTGAGGATCGGCCGCGCGGCGAAACGCGGGTTGCCGCGCAGGATCGTCAGCGCAGCGTCGATCCGCCCGCGCGCGAGCCGGTCGACCAGCTCGCGCTCGCGGCCCTCGACCAGCTCCACCTCGTCGGAATCGCGCGGCAAGGCGGCGACGAAATCCGCGATCCAGCGCGTCGGCATGCTGGTCAGCACCCCGAGCCGCAGCCGCCCCGCGATCCGCGCCGCGCTCGCCTCGCGCTCGGCCTGCGCGAACTCCGCCTCGATCCGCCGGGCGCGCGCGACGAGCCGCGCGCCGGCCTCGGTCAGCGCGACACGGCGGTTGGTGCGGGTGAACAGCGGCCGCCCGAGCGACGCCTCCAGCTTGGCGATCCCGGCGGAGAGCGTCGGCTGCGAGACGTTGCACGCGGCGGCGGCGCGCGAGAAATTGCCCTGATCTATCACCGCGAGGAAATAGCGCAGCAGATAGCGATCGATCATAGACGCCATCTATAATATGCCGCCGCGCCTTTCAATTTTCCTCGCGCGCCCGCGCCCGCTAAACAAGGGGCGGGTTCCAGCGGAGAGGAATGAGGGTGGACGACCTGCACGCACTCGGCGAGACCGCCGATATGATCCGCGAGACGACGCGGCGCTTCGCCAGCGACCGGATCGCCCCGATCGCCGCCGGGATCGACCGCGACGATTCCTTCCCGCGCCACCTGTGGCCGGAAATGGGCGCGCTCGGGCTGCACGGCATCACGGTGGAGGAGGAGTTCGGCGGGCTCGGCCTCGGCTATCTCGAGCATGTCGTCGCCTGCGAGGAGGTGAGCCGCGCCTCGGCCTCGATCGGCCTCAGCTATGGCGCGCACTCCAACCTGTGCGTCAACCAGATCCGCCGCTGGGGCAATCCGGAGCAGAAGGCGAAATACCTGCCGAAGCTCGTCTCCGGCGAGCATGTCGGCAGCCTCGCCATGTCGGAGGCGTCGGCGGGTTCGGACGTGGTGTCGATGAAGCTGCGCGCAGACAGGGTGGACGGCGGCTGGCGGCTCAACGGCACGAAATTCTGGATCACCAACGCCACCTATGCCGACACATTGGTCGTCTATGCCAAATCGACGCCAGACGCAGGATCGCGCGGCATCACCGCCTTCCTGATCGAGAAGGACTTCCCCGGTTTCTCGATCGGCCAGAAGATCGACAAGATGGGGATGCGCGGTTCGCCCACGGCGGAACTGGTGTTCGACGATTGCTTCGTGCCGGACGAAAACGTCATGGGGCCGGAGAATGGCGGCGTCGGCGTGCTGATGTCCGGCCTCGATTACGAGCGCGTCGTGCTCTCCGGCATCCAGCTCGGCATCATGCAGGCGTGCCTCGACGTGGTGTTGCCCTATGTCCGCGAGAGGAAGCAGTTCGGCAAGCCCATTGGCGCGTTCCAGCTCATGCAGGGCAAGGTGGCGGACATTTATGTCGCGCTCAATTCGGCACGTTCCTATGTCTATGCCGTGGCCAAGGCGTGCGACGCCGGGCGCACCACGCGCTTCGACGCGGCGGGCGCGATCCTGCTCGCCTCGGAAAGCGCGGTGAAGGTGGCGGGCGAGGCGATCCAGGCGCTCGGCGGCGCGGGCTATACGAAGGACTGGCCGGTCGAACGCTATTGGCGCGACGCCAAGCTGCTCGACATCGGCGCGGGGACCAACGAGATCCGCCGGATGCTGGTCGGCCGCGAACTGGTGGGCGCGGCGTGAGCGCGCCGGTCCTCGACACCAGGCTGTCGGCGGAGAGCGCCGATTTCCGCGCCAATGCCGAGCACAACCGCGCGCTCGCCGAGGCGTTGCGCGCCGATGTGGCGAAGGCGGCGCTAGGCGGCAACGAGAAGAGCCGCGAGCGCCACACATCGCGCGGCAAGCTCCTGCCGCGCGATCGCGTCGAGCGGCTGCTCGATCCCGGCTCGCCATTCCTTGAGATCGGCCAGCTCGCCGCCTTCGACCTCTACGAAGGCGAGGTGCCGGGCGCGGGGATGATCGCCGGGATCGGCCGCGTCTCCGGCCGCCAGTGCATGATCGTATGCAACGACGCGACGGTGAAGGGCGGCACCTATTACCCGCTAACCGTCAAGAAGCACCTGCGCGCGCAGGAGATCGCCGAGCAGAACCGGCTGCCTTGCATCTACCTTGTCGATTCCGGCGGCGCGAACCTGCCGCATCAGGCCGAGGTGTTCCCCGATCGCGAGCATTTCGGCCGCATCTTCTTCAATCAGGCGAACATGTCCGCCAGGGGCATTCCGCAGATCGCCTGCGTGATGGGAAGCTGCACGGCGGGCGGTGCCTACGTCCCCGCCATGTCGGACGAGACGGTGATCGTGCGCAACCAGGGCACGATCTTCCTCGCCGGGCCGCCTTTGGTGAAGGCGGCGACGGGCGAGGAAATCTCCGCCGAGGAGCTTGGCGGCGCGGAAACGCACGGCCGCAAGTCCGGCGTGGTCGATCATGTCGCGGAGAATGACGAGCATGCACTGACGATCGTGCGCGATATCGTCTCCACCCTCCAGCCGGAGACGCCCGCCGCGATCAACCTGCGCGACCCGCGCCCGCCGAAATTCGCCGCCGACGATCTCTACGGCATCGTGCCCCAGGACGTGCGCGCGCCCTATGACGTGCATGAGGTGATCGCGCGGCTGGTCGACGGCAGCGAATTCCACGAGTTCAAATCGCTCTACGGCACCAGCCTCGTCTGCGGCTTCGCGCATATCTGGGGGATGCCGGTCGCGATCCTCGCCAACAACGGCGTGCTGTTCAGCGAGAGCGCGGTGAAGGGCGCGCATTTCATCGAGCTGGCGTGCCAGCGGCGCATCCCCTTGCTCTTCCTCCAGAACATCTCCGGTTTCATGGTCGGCGGGAAATATGAGGCAGAGGGGATCGCCAAGCATGGCGCGAAGCTCGTCACCGCCGTCGCCACCGCGACCGTGCCGAAGATCACCGTGCTGATCGGCGGCAGCTTCGGCGCGGGCAATTACGGCATGTGCGGGCGCGCCTATTCCCCGCGCTTCCTGTTCACCTGGCCCAACAGCCGGATCAGCGTGATGGGCGGCGAGCAGGCCGCGAGCGTGCTCGCCACCGTCCACCGCGACGCCGCGAAATGGACGCCGGAGGAAGCGGAAGCGTTCAAGCAGCCGATCCGCGACGATTACGAAGCGCAGGGCAATCCGTGGCACGCCACCGCGCGATTGTGGGACGACGGGATCATCGACCCCGCGCAGACCCGCGACGTGCTGGGCCTCGCCTTCGCCGCGACGCTCAACGCCCCGATCCCCGAAACCCCGCGCTTCGGCGTGTTCCGCATGTGATGGGAGAGGCCATGATTGCCCCGCTGCTCGCCCTGCTGCTGCAAGTCACCCCCGTCGCCCCGATCGTGAAGGGCACCGCGCTGCCCCCGCCGGGCGAGGAACGGGGCGTGCTGGCCGTCGCCAACAGCCTGTTCGACGCGCTCACCGCGCGCGACAAGGCGAAGGCGCTCGCCCTCTTCCGCCCGGACGGAGCGGCGCAGGCGGTGGTGGAGAAGGCCGACGGCTCGCGCGTCTATCGCCACATGACATGGCCCGAGTTCGTCGGCGGCATACCGGACAGCGGCCCGCGCTTCGTCGAGCGGCTGACCAACCCGGCGGTCGAGATCGACGGCGATATCGCGATGATCTGGAGCGATTACGTCGCCACGATCGACGGGAAGGTCGCTCATTGCGGCGTCAACCATTTCGATCTCGTGCGCGAGGGCGGGCAATGGAAGATCCTCAACATCACATGGACCCAGCGCACCACGGGATGCCCCGCCGCATGATCCGCTCCCTTCTGATCGCCAATCGCGGCGAGATCGCCTGCCGCATCATTCGCACCGCGCGCGCGATGGGCTTGCGCACGGTGGCGGTCTATTCCGACGCCGACGCGAACGCGCTGCATGTGCGGCAGGCGGACGAGGCGGTGCATATCGGCCCCTCGCCCGCGCGCGAAAGCTATCTGGTCGGCGAGCGGATCATCGCGGCGGCGAAGGCCAGCGGGGCGGAGGCGATCCACCCCGGCTACGGCTTCCTCTCGGAAAACGCCGATTTCGCCCAGAGCGTGATCGACGCCGGGCTGGTGTGGGTCGGCCCCAAGCCCGCCAGCATCCGCGCGATGGGCCTGAAGGACGCCGCCAAGAAGCTGATGCAGGAAGCGGGCGTCCCCACCACGCCCGGCTATCTCGGCGAGGACCAGTCGCCCGAGCGGCTCAGGCGCGAGGCGGACGCGATCGGCTATCCCGTGCTCATCAAGGCGGTCGCGGGCGGCGGCGGCAAGGGGATGCGCCGTGTCGATGCGGCGGAGGATTTCGCCGACGCGCTCCTCTCCTGCCAGCGCGAGGCGGCATCCTCGTTCGGCGACGATCGCGTGCTGCTGGAGAAATACATCCTCTCGCCGCGCCATATCGAGGTGCAGGTGTTCGGCGACGCGCATGGCAACGTCGTCCACCTGTTCGAGCGCGATTGCTCGCTCCAGCGCCGCCACCAGAAGGTGATCGAGGAGGCCCCCGCCCCCGGCATGGACGAAGCCACCCGCGCGGCGATCTGCGCCGCCGCGGTGAAGGCGGCGCGCGCGGTGGATTATGTCGGCGCGGGCACGATCGAGTTCATCGCCGACGCGAGCGCGGGTCTCAACGCCGACCGCATCTGGTTCATGGAGATGAACACCCGCCTCCAGGTCGAGCATCCGGTGACGGAGGAGATCACCGGCGTCGATCTGGTCGAATGGCAGCTCCGCGTCGCCAGCGGCGAGCCGCTGCCGAAACGGCAGGAGGAGCTTTCGATCAACGGCTGGGCGATCGAGGCGCGGCTCTATGCGGAGGACCCGGCGAAGGGGTTTTTGCCCTCCACCGGGCGGCTGGAGATTTTCCGCGAACATGCAGATGTTCGACTGGAAACCGGCGTATATGAGGGCGCGGAAATCACTGGATTCTACGATCCGATGATCGCCAAGCTCATCACGCATCAGGCGACGCGAATTGAAGCATGCGAGTCGCTTGCACAGGCCTGCGCAGCAACCGACATCTTCCCGGTAAAAACCAACGCACCCTTCCTGTGGCGTGCATTGGACGATGAAGATTTCCGCGCCGGCCGAATCGACACCGGGTTCATCGCAGCCAAGGGCGATTCCTTGCTCCCTCCGGCGGACCCCACTGACGACATGTTAAAGCAGGCCGCGGCCGCATTGCTTGTGCAGGAATATTACGGCGAGCCGACCACCCTATCGTTCTGGGACCATGATCT from Sphingomonas sp. CL5.1 harbors:
- a CDS encoding isovaleryl-CoA dehydrogenase; this encodes MIRETTRRFASDRIAPIAAGIDRDDSFPRHLWPEMGALGLHGITVEEEFGGLGLGYLEHVVACEEVSRASASIGLSYGAHSNLCVNQIRRWGNPEQKAKYLPKLVSGEHVGSLAMSEASAGSDVVSMKLRADRVDGGWRLNGTKFWITNATYADTLVVYAKSTPDAGSRGITAFLIEKDFPGFSIGQKIDKMGMRGSPTAELVFDDCFVPDENVMGPENGGVGVLMSGLDYERVVLSGIQLGIMQACLDVVLPYVRERKQFGKPIGAFQLMQGKVADIYVALNSARSYVYAVAKACDAGRTTRFDAAGAILLASESAVKVAGEAIQALGGAGYTKDWPVERYWRDAKLLDIGAGTNEIRRMLVGRELVGAA
- a CDS encoding LysR family transcriptional regulator, with amino-acid sequence MIDRYLLRYFLAVIDQGNFSRAAAACNVSQPTLSAGIAKLEASLGRPLFTRTNRRVALTEAGARLVARARRIEAEFAQAEREASAARIAGRLRLGVLTSMPTRWIADFVAALPRDSDEVELVEGRERELVDRLARGRIDAALTILRGNPRFAARPILSEPYLLALPAAHPLAAREVLAEELVDEPMIVRRHCELLGETSRHFTARGVRPFFPARTTSDDHARALIAAGLGVTVAPESFGGEGVAMRPLAEFDHVREVGVIAADATLLAHPLVERLADNVG
- a CDS encoding nuclear transport factor 2 family protein, which translates into the protein MIAPLLALLLQVTPVAPIVKGTALPPPGEERGVLAVANSLFDALTARDKAKALALFRPDGAAQAVVEKADGSRVYRHMTWPEFVGGIPDSGPRFVERLTNPAVEIDGDIAMIWSDYVATIDGKVAHCGVNHFDLVREGGQWKILNITWTQRTTGCPAA
- a CDS encoding acetyl/propionyl/methylcrotonyl-CoA carboxylase subunit alpha; amino-acid sequence: MIRSLLIANRGEIACRIIRTARAMGLRTVAVYSDADANALHVRQADEAVHIGPSPARESYLVGERIIAAAKASGAEAIHPGYGFLSENADFAQSVIDAGLVWVGPKPASIRAMGLKDAAKKLMQEAGVPTTPGYLGEDQSPERLRREADAIGYPVLIKAVAGGGGKGMRRVDAAEDFADALLSCQREAASSFGDDRVLLEKYILSPRHIEVQVFGDAHGNVVHLFERDCSLQRRHQKVIEEAPAPGMDEATRAAICAAAVKAARAVDYVGAGTIEFIADASAGLNADRIWFMEMNTRLQVEHPVTEEITGVDLVEWQLRVASGEPLPKRQEELSINGWAIEARLYAEDPAKGFLPSTGRLEIFREHADVRLETGVYEGAEITGFYDPMIAKLITHQATRIEACESLAQACAATDIFPVKTNAPFLWRALDDEDFRAGRIDTGFIAAKGDSLLPPADPTDDMLKQAAAALLVQEYYGEPTTLSFWDHDLLAAPQPDPWRAEIGFRMNAAPSLHTAVNVDGRTHLVQLPIDWRRAPVVAEPVGDGIAVNDDGLSFLAAPPRTSGAASGATADGAILSPMPGRVIAVEVAAGDSVSKGQKLLTLEAMKMEHSLVAPFDGIVAELNAATGGQVSEGALLARIERAEG
- a CDS encoding carboxyl transferase domain-containing protein, which produces MSAPVLDTRLSAESADFRANAEHNRALAEALRADVAKAALGGNEKSRERHTSRGKLLPRDRVERLLDPGSPFLEIGQLAAFDLYEGEVPGAGMIAGIGRVSGRQCMIVCNDATVKGGTYYPLTVKKHLRAQEIAEQNRLPCIYLVDSGGANLPHQAEVFPDREHFGRIFFNQANMSARGIPQIACVMGSCTAGGAYVPAMSDETVIVRNQGTIFLAGPPLVKAATGEEISAEELGGAETHGRKSGVVDHVAENDEHALTIVRDIVSTLQPETPAAINLRDPRPPKFAADDLYGIVPQDVRAPYDVHEVIARLVDGSEFHEFKSLYGTSLVCGFAHIWGMPVAILANNGVLFSESAVKGAHFIELACQRRIPLLFLQNISGFMVGGKYEAEGIAKHGAKLVTAVATATVPKITVLIGGSFGAGNYGMCGRAYSPRFLFTWPNSRISVMGGEQAASVLATVHRDAAKWTPEEAEAFKQPIRDDYEAQGNPWHATARLWDDGIIDPAQTRDVLGLAFAATLNAPIPETPRFGVFRM